Below is a window of Mycolicibacterium chitae DNA.
TGCCCGAGGATCCCGCCGCGCGGGAACGTCGGCGCCGCCAGGTCATCGCGGGCGGATACCCGCTGCGCCGCAACGACTCCGCGCGGGTCACCATTGCCGCCATGGGCGCCATGATCACCGAGGCGCTCGCGGCGGCCGACCGGTTGGAGCAGGCCGGCATTCCCGCCGACGTCATCTGTGTGACCAGCCCGGGATTGCTGTTCGAGGCCTGGCAGGCCCGCCAGGGCCACGGCTCCGCCGACACCTGGATCCTCGATCAGCTCTTCGGAGCCGACCGGGCGAACCCGATCGTGACCGTCCTCGACGGACACCCGCACACGCTCGCGTTCCTGGCCAACATCCAGCGGGTTCCGCTGACCGCGCTGGGCGTCTCCAAGTTCGGTCAGGCCGGCGACCTCGGCGACGTCTACCGCTACCACGGCATCGATACCGACAGCATCGTCCGCGCCGCGCTCGACATCACCGAATAGACCCCTCCCACAACAGAACTTCCGTGATCGGACCGCACACACTGATGAACACCACCACCCAGACCCCCACGGCCACCGTCTGCCTGCCCGAACTCGGCGAGGGGGTCGAACAGGCCACGGTGACCCGCTGGCTCAAATCCGTCGGCGACTACGTCGAGGTGGACGAGCCGCTGCTCGAGGTCGCCACCGACAAGGTCGACACCGAGGTCGCCTCCCCGCACAGCGGCACCATCACCGAGATCCTCGCCGAGGAGGACGACGTGGTCCCCGTCGGGGGCGGCTTGGCGACCGTGTCCGGCAGCGACGACGCCGGGACGGCCCCGGCCGCGGCGCCGGAGCCCGTGCCGACACCGGAACCGGAACCCGAGCCGGCCCCGACACCCGTCGCCACGACACCCGTCGTCGCGACGCCGCCGGTCATCGCGCCACCCGCACCCGCCCCGGCAGCGCACCGCGGCGGCACCACCGAGAAGCTCCCGCCGATCCGGCGCACCATCGCCCGCCGGATGCTCGAATCGCTGCAGGTGTCGGCGCAGCTCACCACGGTCCTGGAGGTCGACCTCTCGGCCATCAGCCGGCTGCGGGCCGAGCACAAGGAGGAGTTCCTGGGCCGCACCGGCACCAAGCTGTCGTTCCTGCCGTTCCTCGCCAAGGCCGCCCTGGATGCGCTGCCCGACTACCCGATGCTCAACGCCTCGCTGAACGGCGACGTCACCGAGGTCACCTATCACGGCAGCTGCCACCTGGGCATCGCGGTCGAGGGCCCCAAGGGCCTGATGGTCCCGGTGATCCGGGACGCGAGTGCTCTCGGGATCGCCCAATTGGCCCAGGCCACAGCGCGATTGGCCGAGCGGGTGCGCGGCGGAACCATCACCGTCGACGAACTCAACGGCGGCACCTTCACCATCACCAACACCGGCAGCCGGGGCGCGCTGTTCGACACCCCCATCATCAACCAGCCCCAGACCGGCATCCTCGGCACCGGGGCGGTGGTCGACCGCGTGGTCCCCGTGCGCGACGCCGGCAGCCCCCTGCGCATCGAAGTCCGTCCGATGGCCTACCTGTCCATCTCCTACGACCACCGGATCGTCGACGGCGCCGACGCCGCGAAGTTCCTGACCGCCATGAAACAGCGCCTCGAATCCGGCTACACCGCTGAAGATCTCAGCTGAGCGGGCACAGGTGACTCGGATACTGCTGTTCGGCGCGAGCGGCTACGCCGGCAGCCGGATCAGGGACGAGGCACTGCGGCGCGGGCACCAGGTCACCGCGGTGTCCCGGGGCGGCCCGGTCGCCGCGTCGCTGTATGACCGCGACGCGGTCCTGCGGTTGGCCGAGGACGCCGACGTCCTGGTCTCGGCGATCACCAGCGGTCCCGACGCCGCCGGCAACACCCTGCCCGACGCCGTGCCGATCCTGGTCGCCGCGGCGCAGCGCAGCGGGGTCCGGATCGGCGTCGTCGGCGGGGCGGGCGGCCTGCTGCTGAGCGAAGGCGGCGAGCAGGTCATCTCGCGCCTGGCGGCGATCGCACCCCCGGACAAGCTGCGGGACATCGCACTGCACATCGACTTCCTCGACCGCCTGCGCGAAACACCCGAGGACGTCGACTGGTTCTATCTCAGCCCCCCAACCGGATTCGGCGCCCACGTGCCCGGCGTCGCGCGTGGCCACTACCGCCTCGGTGCTGACGTTCTGCTCACCGACGGCCAGGGGAACTCGGAGATCAGCGGCGACGATTTCGCCGTGGCGTTCCTCGACGAGATCGAGGACCCCCGGCACCGTCGGCGCCGGTTCACGGTTGCGTACTGACGCGAACTCCGCACTCGGCGCGTTAGGTCTACGCAGTACACTCGGGCGGCAGCGGCCGGTGCTGAGGAGATTCGTGCGTAACGTGGGTTTGGACAGAGCCACGGTGGTGGCGGCCGCGACGCACCTCGCCCGGTCGGTGGGCATCGAGAACCTGTCCATGCGCCGGCTGGCCACCGCGCTCGATGTGACGCCGATGGCGCTCTACCGCCACCTCCCGAACAAGGAGTCCCTGCTCGATCTCGTCGTCGACGAGTCGCTGCGGTCGGTGCCCCCGGTCGATCCCGACGGGCCGCTGATCCCCGAGTTGCGCAACTCCTTCGGGGCGATCTATCGCCTGGCCGTCGAGCAGCCGGGCCTCGCCGCAGCGATGGCCGCCCGGCCGCTGGAGGGCGAGGTGGCCCGGCACCTCGGCGAGCGCGTCCTGGTCCTGGCGGGACGCCACGGATTCGATGACAACAGGGCGGCCGAATTCTTGGTGGCGCTGTTCGGCCTGACCCTCGGCACCGCCCTGTACCGCTCGTCGCGCAAGGACCGCCAAGCCCGCCTGGCCACCGCGGGTGACGACACGCCGACCGTCGTCCGGTTGCGCGACGCCATCGCCGGGGTCAGTGCCCGCGACGACCAGTTCCTGGACTCGCTCGACCGATTGGCGGCGGGTTACCTACGCGAGTTGAAATGAGACGCGAGCCGAAATGAGAGTCGACACATGAGGGCAGCAGTCCTGCGCAATTGGGGCGCCCCCGACGAATTGCGGGTCGAGTCGGTCCCCGACCCGACGCCCTGCGACGGTGAGGCACTGGTCGAGCTTCGCGCCGCCGCGCTGAACTGGCACGACGTCATCGTGCGGCAAACCGGCCGGGGCGCACAGCTTCCCAGCATCCTCGGGATGGACGGCGCCGGCGTCCGCCGGGACACCGGCGAGGAGGTGGTCATCTATCCCGGCCTCAACTGGGGCGACAAGGCCGCCGGCCCCGGCCCGGGCTTCGGCGTCCTCGGCGATGCCGACGACGGAACCTATGCAGAACTCATCGCGGTTCCCGAGGCGATGCTGTATCCCAAGCCGGCGCACCTGTCCTGGCTGGAGGCCGCCGCACTGCCGTGCGCGGCGCTGACGGCGTTTCGCGCGGTGTTCACGCGCGCGGGGTTGCAACCCGGCGAGACGGTCTTGGTGCTCGGGGCCGGCAGCGGAGTCTCGACGTTCGCGGTGCTGTTCGCCGCCGCCAGCGGCGCAGAGGTCTATGTCACCTCGTCGAGCACGGCGAAGATCGACAGCGTTCGTGGTCTCGGCGCCCGCGGTGGGGTGCTGTACACCGAGCCCGGCTGGCCTGCCGCGGTCGCAGAGAGCACCGGCGGTGGGGTCGACGTGATCGTGTGCGGCGTCGGCTCGGAACTCGCTGACGCGTTGTCCTGCCTCAAAACCGGCGGCCGGATAGCGCTTTTCGGCGCCCGGGCCGGGCAGGCGGTCGGCTTCGACGCCGCGACCCTGTATTTTCGGCAGGCCTCGATCCTGGGCACCACGCTGGGTAGCCCGGACGACTTCGCACGCATGCTCGAGTTCGTCACCGCGCATGAATTGCGCCCGGTGGTGGACCGCGTCTATCCGCTAGACGAGATCGCCGCGGCCCACACCTATCTGGAGACCGGCGGCCAGCTCGGCAAGGTCGTCATCGACATCACCGCCTAGTCATTACACCTAGCCCCTCGACTAGCTGACAACCGCCTCGGAGCCGGGAATCGCACCCGCGACCGACGCGAGATGGCGGCCGGCGATGTAGCCGAACACCGAACCGGCGCCCAAGGTGATACCCGGCCCTGGATAGCGCAGCCCCATCACCGACGCGGTGCTGTTGCCCGCCGAGTACAGCCCCCTGATCGGCTCGCCGGCCTCGTCCAGCACCCGGGCGTGCTCGTCGGTGAGCAGTCCACCGCTGGTCCCGACGTCACCGGGCCACAACTTCACGGCGTAGAAGGGCGGTTGTTCCACCGGTCCCAGATTCGGGTTCGGTCGATGCGACGGATCGCCGAAGTAGTTGTCGTACACCGTGCTTCCCCGGCCGAAGTCGTCGTCGACCCCGCGACGGGCCTGCTCGTTGAACCTCGTGACGGTGGCGCGCACGGCCGCGGCCGGCAGACCGCAGCGCTGCGACAGCGCCTCCAGCGAACGTTCCTTGATCAGGTAGCCGGACTTGATCCACGACCGGGGCGTGTACCCGCCCGGGACACCGCCGAACATGTACCGGCGCCGGTGCCTAGAGTCGATGATCAGCCACGCGGGCACCGTCGGCACCGACTTGTCGTTCTCCAGCATCTGCTGGGCGAAGGTCGTGTAGTCGGCGGACTCGTTGGCGAACCGTCGCCCGCTCTGATCGATGACAATGCTGCCCGGCAAGGAGCGCTCCCACACCAGGAAGTCACGATTCCCGTTGGGCGGCAGAACGACCGGAACCCACCAGGCGCCCTCCATGTTGGCCGTCGCGGCGCCGATCTTCATCCCGGCGATCAGGATGTCACCCTGATCGCCGGGGATCGCGGCGGACCACTCGGCGCCGACCGGCTGATACTGCCGGCGCAGTTCGGCGTTCTGGGAGAATCCCCCGCCGGCCAGCACCACCCCGTGCCGGGCGAAAATTCGGCGCAACCGCCCACCCTGCTCGATGACCACACCCTGGACCCGGCCGTCCACCTCGACGAGTTCGCGCAGCGGACTATTGCGTTGCACCGGAATCTCGAGCTGCTGACAGATCAGACCGAGTTGGCCGATGAGCGACTGTCCCATCCCGACCAGGCGTCGCTTGGCGGCAAGGCCACGCGCCGCACGCCCGGCGGTCTGCACACCGGCCACGAGGCCGCGTCGGGACCGGGTGGCGACCACCAGGTCCGCGATGTCGCCGCCCAGCAGCGGAATGGGCGGAAGCGTCTCGGGCTTGCGCATCGTGTCGGCGGCGGCGCCCAGTCGGCGTAGGTCGAAGAGATCACCTTCGACGACTCGTCCCAGTTTCGCGCCGGGAAGATCGCTGTGATAGTCCGGCCACCGACTCGCTCGGCGCCACCGAAAGCCGTGCTGAGCAAGGTCGTTCGCCATCCGAGCGGCATTCTCGACGTACGCGCGGCGACGTTCGATCGAGCTGGCCGGGCCGGCGTCGCCGATCACGTTCTCGAGGTACTCCATCGCCTCTTCGATCGAATCGCGCACGCCTTGGGCGGCCATCAGCGGGTTGACCGGGATCCATACGCCGCCGACGGACATGGCGCTGGTGCCGCCCCACTCGGCGGCCCCCTCATACACGCGCGTGCTCAGTCCGGCCGACGTCGCGGCGAACGCCGCCGTCAGTCCTGAGACCCCGCTGCCGATGACGATGACGTCGTCGCCCGCATCCCAATCCACCATTGCTTCGACCTTTCGTTGGTTCAGGCGCCGGCCGGGGACAGGAACGCCTCGACCGAGATCGGGGCGCGGCCGATGAGCCTTTCGGTGTCGCCCAACGGCGCCTCCAACAAGCCGCCCCTGATGCTCGCGCCGAAGCCGACGATCGGATCCGCGACCGCGGGCGGCAGTCCGGCCTCCTGCAGGCCGGCGGCATACTCCTGGTCCGAGACCGCAACCACCTCGACCGTGCGGCCGTATGCAGTGCTCAGCAGTGCCGCCAGCGTCTCGTCGTCGATCAGTTGGGCACCGGAGATGTTGTAGGTGGCGTTGTCGTGGCCCGCGGTGGTGAGCGCCGCCGCCGCGGCGGCGGCGCAGTCATCGCGTGCGACGGGGGCGTGTCGCCCGGTCCCGTTGTTGGAGACCAGCGTCCCGGTGGCCGCGCTCTGCGCCCAGACCGGCGCGAAGGCATCGAGGTACAGCGCGTTGCGCAGAATGGTCCAGGACATCCCGGCGGCCTGCAGGGCAGCCTCGGTCTCCGCGTGGTCGCGCATCAACGGCGCCAACTCCACCGGATGCGCGACGTGCGGGTTGGTCGCCGAGGTGTAGACCACCCGTGCGACCCCCGCCTTCGCGGCCGCCGCAATGGCCGCACGGTGCTGCGCGGCCCGGCGACCGACGGCATCGGTGGAGATCAGCAGCAGCACGTCGATGTCGTCGAACGCCGCGGGCAACTCCTCCGGGGCGTCGAAGTCCGCGTGGCGGATGCGCACCGAACCGGCGGATCGGCTCCCCGTCAGCGCCTCCGGGTTGCGGGTGAGCAGCACCAGATCGGTGTCCGGATTCGCACGCAGGACGTGATCGGTTGCCGCGCGGCCGAGTTCGCCGCTGGCTCCGGTGATGCCGATGGTGGTCAATGTCGTCCTTTCGCCGTTCGTGGTTGCGCACTTGCGCACCCCGGCCCGCAGTGCGGTGTCGCCCGGGCCGGGGCGCGGCGTCTGCGCCTATGCGCAGGCGTATCCGCCGTCGACGGTGTACTCCGCCCCGGTGCAGAAGCTGGCCTGATCGGACGCCAGGAACGCGATCATGGCCGCGATTTCCTCCGGATTGCCCAAGCGGGGCTGCGGCAGCGCGGCGGTCATCATGTCGAGGGCCTCGCGCGGGAAGCCCGTAAAGATGGGCGTCTCGACGATGCCCGGGTGCACGGAGTTCACCCGGATGGAGTACGGCGCCAGATCCAGTGCCGCACTGCGACTCAGGCCGCGCACGGCCCACTTCGAGGCCGAGTAGGCGATGGCGTCCTTCACGCCGACCAGGCCGGCCGACGAGGACACGTTGACGATCGATCCGCCACCGGCGGACTTCATCGACTCGACGACGGCCTTCATGCCGAGGAACGCACCGAGCGCATTGATCTCGAAGGTCTTCTGGAACTCCGCCTCGCCGATGGCTTCCAGGCCACCGGGGGTGAAGATGCCGGCGTTGTTGACCAACACCGACAGCGAACCGGATTGTGCGGTGATCCGGGTGACCGCCGCTTCCCAGGACTCCGCGCTGGTCACGTCGAGTTGGATGGCTTCGGCGCCGGAGCCCAGTGCCGTCGCCACGGCTTTTGCCCCTTCCTCGTTGATGTCGCCGAGGTACACCTTGGCGCCGGCGGCCACGAGCGCGCGGGCGGTCGCTTCCCCGATCCCGCTGGCCGCCCCGGTCACCAGGGCGACCTTGCTGTTCTCTGTCATTGCTGTAATCCCTTCTGCGTTGCGCTGTTTAGAGGTGACCTTCGAAGGCCGCGAGGACCGGGCGGGGATCCATGAACTCCAGGTGCTCGACGAGCTTTCCGTCGCGGAACCGGAGCTTGATGACGTAGCGGTTCTCGTACGGGGCACCCCAGACCGTCTTCGCCTTCGAATTGGTGGTGGCGAACACCACCTCCGGATCGTCGGCGGAGGCATGGATGTCGGTGTCCGCGAACTCGAAGGACTCCCAGGCCTGCCAGAGCTGACCCACCCGGGCCCGGTTGGGTTCCAGGCCCAGGGTGGGTGTTTCGGGTTCACCGGGCATCAGCGGCACGTGCATGCTGAAGTCCGGATCGACGAACCCGTCCCACTCCGCGACCGCGCCGCGGGCCAGGATGTCGAACCACTTACCTGCGGCCTCGCTGCTGTTACTCATGTCGTCGATTACCTTTCGTTCGTATCTTCAAGTGCGATGTCGGCGATGTGGGTCTCCCTCGGAGGCCGGTCAGCTGTAGCAGGGGCCACCGCCCGGCGGACTGCACGACGCGGGTCCGAGTTCGATCCAGCTCAGGTCCATCCACGGCGGGGACAGCCAGGTTCGGGTCGGCTCGATGAGGAACCGCAGCGGACCCCGTTCGCAGTAGATCCGCCCGTCGGGCGTCGCCGCGCATGTCGTGCCCTCGTGGGTGACCTTGGTCCGCGGTTCGAGCACCCGCTGTGCCCGGGCCGGAGGGAACCGGACCGCCATCGACCAGTCGTAGTGCACCGCCCGGTCGCCGTCGACCCAGCCGATGTGACTGGTCCCCGCCGGCGCCCCGGGAATCGTTCCGGCGCAGCCGAAGCTGCCCAGGCCCCAGATCCCGCAGTTCTGTCCCGTCGGGGCGATGAACCACACCCCGCCGGGCTCCACGAAGCTGCCGGCGTCGGCCTGTTCGTAGTAGCGGATGTCCGGGAACGGATCCGGGGCGGCCTCGGCGGCGCCGGGGTC
It encodes the following:
- a CDS encoding NAD(P)H-binding protein, encoding MTTIGITGASGELGRAATDHVLRANPDTDLVLLTRNPEALTGSRSAGSVRIRHADFDAPEELPAAFDDIDVLLLISTDAVGRRAAQHRAAIAAAAKAGVARVVYTSATNPHVAHPVELAPLMRDHAETEAALQAAGMSWTILRNALYLDAFAPVWAQSAATGTLVSNNGTGRHAPVARDDCAAAAAAALTTAGHDNATYNISGAQLIDDETLAALLSTAYGRTVEVVAVSDQEYAAGLQEAGLPPAVADPIVGFGASIRGGLLEAPLGDTERLIGRAPISVEAFLSPAGA
- a CDS encoding FAD-dependent oxidoreductase; the protein is MVDWDAGDDVIVIGSGVSGLTAAFAATSAGLSTRVYEGAAEWGGTSAMSVGGVWIPVNPLMAAQGVRDSIEEAMEYLENVIGDAGPASSIERRRAYVENAARMANDLAQHGFRWRRASRWPDYHSDLPGAKLGRVVEGDLFDLRRLGAAADTMRKPETLPPIPLLGGDIADLVVATRSRRGLVAGVQTAGRAARGLAAKRRLVGMGQSLIGQLGLICQQLEIPVQRNSPLRELVEVDGRVQGVVIEQGGRLRRIFARHGVVLAGGGFSQNAELRRQYQPVGAEWSAAIPGDQGDILIAGMKIGAATANMEGAWWVPVVLPPNGNRDFLVWERSLPGSIVIDQSGRRFANESADYTTFAQQMLENDKSVPTVPAWLIIDSRHRRRYMFGGVPGGYTPRSWIKSGYLIKERSLEALSQRCGLPAAAVRATVTRFNEQARRGVDDDFGRGSTVYDNYFGDPSHRPNPNLGPVEQPPFYAVKLWPGDVGTSGGLLTDEHARVLDEAGEPIRGLYSAGNSTASVMGLRYPGPGITLGAGSVFGYIAGRHLASVAGAIPGSEAVVS
- a CDS encoding quinone oxidoreductase family protein: MRAAVLRNWGAPDELRVESVPDPTPCDGEALVELRAAALNWHDVIVRQTGRGAQLPSILGMDGAGVRRDTGEEVVIYPGLNWGDKAAGPGPGFGVLGDADDGTYAELIAVPEAMLYPKPAHLSWLEAAALPCAALTAFRAVFTRAGLQPGETVLVLGAGSGVSTFAVLFAAASGAEVYVTSSSTAKIDSVRGLGARGGVLYTEPGWPAAVAESTGGGVDVIVCGVGSELADALSCLKTGGRIALFGARAGQAVGFDAATLYFRQASILGTTLGSPDDFARMLEFVTAHELRPVVDRVYPLDEIAAAHTYLETGGQLGKVVIDITA
- a CDS encoding 2-oxo acid dehydrogenase subunit E2 translates to MNTTTQTPTATVCLPELGEGVEQATVTRWLKSVGDYVEVDEPLLEVATDKVDTEVASPHSGTITEILAEEDDVVPVGGGLATVSGSDDAGTAPAAAPEPVPTPEPEPEPAPTPVATTPVVATPPVIAPPAPAPAAHRGGTTEKLPPIRRTIARRMLESLQVSAQLTTVLEVDLSAISRLRAEHKEEFLGRTGTKLSFLPFLAKAALDALPDYPMLNASLNGDVTEVTYHGSCHLGIAVEGPKGLMVPVIRDASALGIAQLAQATARLAERVRGGTITVDELNGGTFTITNTGSRGALFDTPIINQPQTGILGTGAVVDRVVPVRDAGSPLRIEVRPMAYLSISYDHRIVDGADAAKFLTAMKQRLESGYTAEDLS
- a CDS encoding TetR/AcrR family transcriptional regulator; its protein translation is MGLDRATVVAAATHLARSVGIENLSMRRLATALDVTPMALYRHLPNKESLLDLVVDESLRSVPPVDPDGPLIPELRNSFGAIYRLAVEQPGLAAAMAARPLEGEVARHLGERVLVLAGRHGFDDNRAAEFLVALFGLTLGTALYRSSRKDRQARLATAGDDTPTVVRLRDAIAGVSARDDQFLDSLDRLAAGYLRELK
- a CDS encoding nuclear transport factor 2 family protein, translated to MSNSSEAAGKWFDILARGAVAEWDGFVDPDFSMHVPLMPGEPETPTLGLEPNRARVGQLWQAWESFEFADTDIHASADDPEVVFATTNSKAKTVWGAPYENRYVIKLRFRDGKLVEHLEFMDPRPVLAAFEGHL
- a CDS encoding NAD(P)-dependent oxidoreductase, with amino-acid sequence MTRILLFGASGYAGSRIRDEALRRGHQVTAVSRGGPVAASLYDRDAVLRLAEDADVLVSAITSGPDAAGNTLPDAVPILVAAAQRSGVRIGVVGGAGGLLLSEGGEQVISRLAAIAPPDKLRDIALHIDFLDRLRETPEDVDWFYLSPPTGFGAHVPGVARGHYRLGADVLLTDGQGNSEISGDDFAVAFLDEIEDPRHRRRRFTVAY
- a CDS encoding SDR family NAD(P)-dependent oxidoreductase translates to MTENSKVALVTGAASGIGEATARALVAAGAKVYLGDINEEGAKAVATALGSGAEAIQLDVTSAESWEAAVTRITAQSGSLSVLVNNAGIFTPGGLEAIGEAEFQKTFEINALGAFLGMKAVVESMKSAGGGSIVNVSSSAGLVGVKDAIAYSASKWAVRGLSRSAALDLAPYSIRVNSVHPGIVETPIFTGFPREALDMMTAALPQPRLGNPEEIAAMIAFLASDQASFCTGAEYTVDGGYACA